The following proteins are co-located in the Rhea pennata isolate bPtePen1 chromosome 2, bPtePen1.pri, whole genome shotgun sequence genome:
- the FRRS1L gene encoding DOMON domain-containing protein FRRS1L, with the protein MPVPVPVRGAWRLLLLLLAGSAASPADEGGGRREAGGGEPGGDEAARPHHDSSYGTFASEFYDLRYLSEEGYPFPTAPPVDPFAKIRVDDCGKTKGCFRYGKPGCNAETCDYFLSYRRIGADVEFELSADTDGWVAVGFSSDKKMGGDDVMACVHDDNGRVRIQHFYNVGQWAKEIQRNPARDEEGVFENNRVTCRFKRPVYVPREETIVDLHLSWYYLFAWGPAIQGSITRHDIDSPPVSERVVSIYKYEDIFMPSAAYQTFSSPFCLLLIVALTFYLLMGTP; encoded by the exons atgccggtgccggtgccggtcCGCGGCGCTTGgcggctgctgttgctgctgctggccggctccgccgccagcccggcggacgagggcggcgggcggcgggaggcgggcggcggcgagcccggCGGCGACGAGGCGGCGCGGCCTCACCACGACTCCTCGTACGGCACCTTCGCCAGCGAGTTTTACGACCTGCGCTACCTCTCCGAGGAGG GTTACCCTTTCCCTACTGCTCCTCCTGTGGATCCATTTGCAAAGATCAGAGTAGATGACTGTGGAAAAACCAAGGGATGCTTCAG GTATGGTAAACCTGGATGTAATGCAGAGACTTGTGACTATTTTCTAAGTTACCGTAGAATAGGAGCTGATGTTGAATTTGAGTTGAGTGCCGATACTGATGGCTGGGTGGCGGTGGGATTTTCTTCAGACAAGAAAATG GGAGGAGATGATGTCATGGCTTGTGTTCATGATGATAATGGAAGAGTTCGAATACAGCACTTTTATAATGTTGGTCAGTGGGCTAAAGAAATCCAGAGAAATCCTGCTAGAGATGAAGAAGgggtttttgaaaataatcGTGTAACATGTAGATTCAAGCGTCCTGTATATGTTCCCCGAGAAGAAACTATTGTAGATCTGCACTTGAGTTGGTACTATTTGTTTGCCTGGGGTCCAGCAATTCAGG GTTCTATAACTCGTCATGACATAGACTCACCACCTGTATCAGAGCGTGTTGTCAGTATTTACAAGTATGAAGACATTTTCATGCCATCAGCTGCCTATCAGACCTTCTCTTCTCCGTTCTGCTTGCTCCTCATTGTTGCACTGACCTTCTATTTATTGATGGGAACTCCATGA